A stretch of the Cellulomonas sp. WB94 genome encodes the following:
- a CDS encoding HAMP domain-containing sensor histidine kinase has translation MPAGDVPTRSNRRQHGRGWRGWSLRLRLTVLTAVLLCVTLVAGAVALTSVLSRSRVAALDGIARDRAVTIAALATDDRLPEALPVAEPREIAQLLDASGLVIASSPNASRTLPVLVSSELAALRSKAGDEVLVTTAATTYDDEARVAVRATTYRGAPVTVVATVPLAEVRGLLGALRVSLVVVVPLLTALLAWVIWMVLGRALLPVEQMRRAAAQVARTGGPGSLPVRDADDELGALARTLNEMLDRLEDAAARQRTFTADAAHELRSPLAAVRASIDVARAHPAAYSTAELAEDLKGEVLRMQALVDDLLLLARVGSAPVVRSPIDLGRLAHDAVGAARPVDGVDVGVAGSGVALGDPAAIGRVVRNLVDNALRHASTRVLVTVDDGAVTVEDDGHGVPEEDRQRVFERFVRLDEARERDSGGSGLGLAIAREVAREQGGDVTLAPSALGGLRAALRLPVDAAPGPGGRDPGP, from the coding sequence GTGCCGGCGGGCGACGTCCCGACGCGGTCGAACCGCAGGCAGCACGGCCGCGGCTGGCGCGGCTGGTCGCTGCGGCTGCGGCTGACCGTGCTGACCGCGGTGCTGCTGTGCGTCACGCTCGTCGCCGGTGCCGTGGCGCTCACGAGCGTCCTGTCGCGCAGCCGGGTGGCGGCGCTCGACGGCATCGCCCGGGACCGGGCCGTGACGATCGCCGCGCTGGCGACCGACGACCGCCTGCCCGAGGCGCTCCCGGTGGCCGAGCCGCGTGAGATCGCCCAGCTGCTCGACGCGTCCGGCCTGGTCATCGCGTCGTCCCCCAACGCGAGTCGCACCTTGCCCGTCCTGGTGTCGAGCGAGCTTGCCGCGCTGCGGTCGAAGGCGGGCGACGAGGTGCTGGTCACCACGGCCGCCACGACCTACGACGACGAGGCGCGGGTCGCCGTCCGGGCGACCACCTACCGGGGCGCCCCGGTCACCGTCGTGGCGACCGTGCCGCTCGCCGAGGTCCGAGGACTGCTGGGCGCTCTGCGCGTCTCGCTCGTCGTCGTCGTCCCGCTGCTCACCGCCCTGCTCGCGTGGGTGATCTGGATGGTGCTCGGTCGAGCGCTGCTCCCCGTGGAGCAGATGCGCCGGGCCGCGGCCCAGGTGGCACGCACGGGCGGACCGGGCTCGCTGCCGGTCCGCGACGCGGACGACGAGCTCGGCGCGCTGGCCCGGACGCTGAACGAGATGCTCGACAGGCTCGAGGATGCTGCCGCCCGCCAGCGCACCTTCACGGCCGACGCAGCGCACGAGCTGCGGTCGCCGCTCGCCGCCGTGCGCGCGAGCATCGACGTCGCCCGCGCCCACCCCGCCGCGTACAGCACGGCGGAGCTCGCCGAGGACCTCAAGGGCGAGGTCCTGCGCATGCAGGCGCTCGTGGACGACCTGCTGCTGCTCGCCCGGGTCGGGTCCGCGCCGGTCGTCCGCAGCCCGATCGACCTCGGCCGCCTGGCTCACGACGCGGTCGGGGCCGCGCGTCCGGTCGACGGCGTCGACGTCGGCGTCGCGGGCTCCGGCGTCGCGCTCGGCGACCCGGCAGCGATCGGCCGGGTCGTGCGCAACCTCGTCGACAACGCGCTGCGGCACGCCTCGACCCGCGTCCTGGTCACCGTCGACGACGGTGCGGTCACGGTCGAGGACGACGGCCACGGCGTGCCCGAGGAGGACCGCCAGCGGGTCTTCGAGCGCTTCGTCCGGCTCGACGAGGCGCGGGAGCGGGACTCCGGAGGCAGCGGGCTCGGCCTCGCGATCGCCCGCGAGGTCGCCCGGGAGCAGGGCGGAGACGTGACGCTGGCCCCGTCGGCGCTGGGCGGGCTGCGCGCCGCGCTGCGCCTGCCCGTGGATGCCGCGCCGGGCCCCGGGGGGCGTGACCCGGGTCCCTGA
- a CDS encoding response regulator transcription factor, with product MRVLVVDDERGLTRALERGLAAEGFAVDVAHDGETGLTLATDTEYDAIVLDIMLPRRNGYDVVTALRERGIWTPVLLLSAKDGEHDVADGLDVGADDYLTKPFSFVVLVARLRALVRRPAGARPAVLTAGDIVLDPSTRTVTQAGAPVDLTTRELALLEYLMRHSDRVVGKVELRDHVWDGSGEDLNVVEVYVGYLRRKLGRDAVTTVRGAGYRVAG from the coding sequence GTGCGGGTCCTGGTGGTCGACGACGAGCGCGGACTGACCCGCGCACTCGAGCGGGGGCTGGCGGCCGAGGGTTTCGCGGTCGATGTCGCCCACGACGGCGAGACCGGGCTGACGCTCGCGACGGACACCGAGTACGACGCCATCGTCCTCGACATCATGCTGCCGCGCCGCAACGGGTACGACGTCGTCACGGCGCTGCGCGAACGCGGCATCTGGACGCCCGTGCTCCTGCTCAGCGCGAAGGACGGCGAGCACGACGTGGCCGACGGCCTCGATGTCGGCGCCGACGACTACCTGACCAAGCCGTTCTCGTTCGTCGTCCTCGTCGCGCGGCTGAGGGCCCTCGTCCGGCGCCCGGCCGGGGCCCGACCCGCGGTGCTGACCGCCGGGGACATCGTGCTCGACCCGTCGACGCGCACGGTCACGCAGGCGGGCGCGCCGGTGGACCTCACGACCCGGGAGCTCGCGCTCCTCGAGTACCTCATGCGCCACAGCGACCGGGTGGTCGGCAAGGTCGAGCTCCGCGACCACGTGTGGGACGGATCGGGGGAGGACCTCAACGTCGTGGAGGTCTACGTCGGCTATCTCCGACGCAAGCTCGGCCGGGACGCGGTGACGACCGTGCGCGGGGCCGGCTACCGCGTGGCGGGCTGA
- a CDS encoding ATP-binding cassette domain-containing protein: MTSTLPDAMLAGVAPDDATTDDLTADEASAFAVRSQGLTKRFGSGQVAVDGIGLQVLRGSVYGFIGPNGSGKTTTIRMLLGLVRPTAGRSWLLGQPMPQAGGSVLPRVGVLVEGPAFQPYLSGRANLARLDACDATADPRTSRRRCDDALERVGLAAAATKRYRQYSLGMKQRLGLAAALLRPRELLVLDEPTNGLDPQGTREVRVLIRELADAGTTVLVSSHLLSEIEQVCSHIGIMGRGRLLLQGDRSVLTARGAAHLVVTTTLRHVTTAAEVLAAAQITEVSVDGMTLTGLLADVAPERVAAALVHAGVDLLGLEVRRPSLEQLFVALTGEGFDVAR, from the coding sequence GTGACCTCGACGCTGCCGGACGCCATGCTGGCTGGTGTGGCTCCCGACGACGCGACGACGGACGACCTGACCGCTGACGAGGCGTCGGCGTTCGCTGTCCGGAGCCAGGGCCTCACCAAGCGGTTCGGCTCGGGCCAGGTCGCCGTCGACGGGATCGGGCTGCAGGTGCTGCGCGGCTCCGTCTACGGCTTCATCGGACCCAACGGCTCGGGCAAGACGACGACGATCCGGATGCTGCTCGGTCTCGTGCGCCCGACGGCCGGGCGGTCCTGGCTGCTCGGCCAGCCGATGCCGCAGGCCGGCGGGTCGGTGCTGCCGAGGGTCGGGGTCCTCGTCGAGGGTCCGGCCTTCCAGCCGTACCTCAGCGGTCGCGCGAACCTTGCGCGGCTCGACGCGTGCGACGCGACAGCGGACCCGCGCACGTCCCGCCGCCGCTGCGACGACGCCCTCGAACGCGTCGGGCTGGCAGCGGCCGCGACCAAGCGGTACCGGCAGTACTCCCTCGGCATGAAGCAGCGGCTCGGCCTCGCCGCCGCGCTCCTGCGACCCCGCGAGCTTCTCGTGCTCGACGAGCCGACGAACGGGCTCGACCCGCAGGGCACCCGCGAGGTGCGCGTCCTGATCCGTGAGCTGGCCGACGCCGGAACCACGGTTCTGGTCTCCTCGCACCTGCTCAGCGAGATCGAGCAGGTGTGCTCGCACATCGGGATCATGGGACGCGGCCGGCTCCTGCTCCAGGGCGACCGGAGCGTCCTGACCGCGCGCGGCGCTGCGCACCTCGTCGTGACGACCACCCTCCGGCACGTGACCACAGCGGCCGAGGTGCTCGCCGCAGCCCAGATCACCGAGGTGAGCGTCGACGGCATGACCCTGACCGGTCTGCTCGCGGACGTGGCCCCCGAGCGCGTCGCGGCGGCGCTCGTCCATGCCGGGGTCGACCTGCTCGGCCTCGAGGTCCGACGCCCGAGCCTCGAACAGCTGTTCGTCGCACTGACCGGAGAGGGCTTCGATGTCGCGCGCTGA
- a CDS encoding ABC transporter permease: MSRADVVQAGVVGPTAPLADASPRRGAWGRLLRSELRLVFGRRRNIALLVGLSAVPLLLGTVLFITQDTALGGQGPGFIGKVTGNGLFLVVAALFMCLPFLLPLTTGIASGDAIAGEAQAGTLRYLLAVPVSRTRLLAVKALAAGMFVAAAVMAIAVMALVVGAVYFGLRDVTLLSGSTVPMGDGMLRMAGVAAYVALSLTGLVAVGLFLSTLTEVPVGAMAATVVVAIVSAVLDTLPQLAAIHPALLTHHWLDFAEFLRIQVDWGVLGRGLGVQAAWVVIFGALAWSRFTTADVTS; encoded by the coding sequence ATGTCGCGCGCTGACGTGGTCCAGGCGGGCGTCGTGGGCCCGACGGCGCCCCTCGCCGACGCGAGCCCCCGACGAGGGGCGTGGGGGCGTCTGCTGCGCAGCGAGCTCCGGCTCGTCTTCGGTCGGCGCCGCAACATCGCCCTGCTCGTGGGGCTGTCCGCCGTCCCGCTGCTGCTCGGCACCGTCCTGTTCATCACGCAGGACACGGCGCTCGGCGGTCAGGGACCCGGCTTCATCGGGAAGGTGACCGGCAACGGGCTCTTCCTCGTGGTCGCGGCCCTGTTCATGTGCCTGCCGTTCCTCCTGCCGCTCACGACCGGGATCGCGTCCGGTGATGCGATCGCCGGCGAGGCGCAGGCCGGGACGCTCCGGTACCTGCTGGCCGTGCCCGTCTCGCGCACCCGTCTGCTCGCCGTCAAGGCGCTGGCCGCCGGCATGTTCGTAGCCGCAGCGGTGATGGCGATCGCCGTCATGGCGCTCGTCGTCGGCGCGGTGTACTTCGGCCTGCGCGACGTCACGCTGCTCTCCGGCTCGACCGTCCCGATGGGTGACGGGATGCTGCGGATGGCCGGCGTCGCCGCCTACGTCGCGCTGTCCCTGACGGGTCTGGTTGCCGTGGGGCTCTTCCTGTCGACCCTCACCGAGGTCCCCGTCGGCGCGATGGCCGCGACGGTCGTCGTCGCGATCGTCTCCGCGGTGCTCGACACCCTCCCCCAGCTCGCCGCGATCCACCCCGCCCTGCTCACGCACCACTGGCTGGACTTCGCCGAGTTCCTGCGGATCCAGGTCGACTGGGGCGTGCTCGGTCGCGGGCTGGGCGTCCAGGCCGCGTGGGTCGTGATCTTCGGGGCGCTCGCATGGAGCCGGTTCACCACGGCCGACGTCACGTCCTGA
- a CDS encoding phosphoribosyltransferase family protein, with amino-acid sequence MIVFADRVDAGRQLARRLQHLRGQDAVVLGLPRGGVPVAFEVATALDLPLDVIVVRKLSVPYQPELAMGAIGEGGARVLDSRVLAATRVTAEELASIESRERAELESRVARLRRGRDPVDLAGRIAVIVDDGIATGSTARAACAVARHLGAARVVVAVPVAPVEAVQGLPEADELVCVSTPPGFMAVGYHYRDFTPTSDEEVIVLLDTAALRLGGVPTVDDAPDCDIDVSIPVGASALEGHLHLPEPVTGVVVFAHGSGSSRHSPRNKFVASVLQRAGLGTLLLDLLSPEEELARANVFDIELLADRLAAATRWLGSRPDSASARVGYFGASTGAGAALWAAAEPGSVVAAVVSRGGRPDLAGPRLADVRAPTLLIVGGADEMVLELNRRAQARLRCPSELAVVEGATHLFEEPGTLAEAALLARDWFTRHLLPTDAGPAGGAVP; translated from the coding sequence ATGATCGTCTTCGCCGATCGGGTCGACGCCGGCCGACAGCTGGCGCGGAGGCTGCAGCACCTGAGGGGTCAGGATGCGGTCGTGCTGGGTCTGCCGCGAGGCGGCGTCCCCGTGGCCTTCGAGGTGGCGACGGCGCTCGACCTGCCGCTCGACGTCATCGTGGTCCGCAAGCTCAGCGTCCCGTACCAGCCGGAGCTCGCCATGGGGGCCATCGGCGAGGGCGGCGCGCGCGTCCTCGACTCGCGGGTGCTCGCGGCCACCCGGGTCACCGCCGAGGAGCTGGCCTCGATCGAGAGTCGCGAGCGGGCCGAGCTCGAGTCGCGCGTCGCACGGCTGCGGCGAGGTCGAGACCCGGTCGACCTGGCGGGGCGGATCGCGGTCATCGTCGACGACGGCATCGCGACCGGCTCGACGGCGCGGGCCGCCTGCGCGGTGGCGCGTCACCTCGGCGCCGCCCGCGTCGTCGTGGCCGTGCCGGTCGCGCCGGTCGAGGCCGTCCAGGGTCTGCCCGAGGCCGACGAGCTCGTGTGCGTCTCGACACCGCCGGGGTTCATGGCGGTGGGGTACCACTACCGCGATTTCACCCCGACGAGCGACGAGGAGGTCATCGTCCTGCTCGACACCGCGGCCCTGCGCCTCGGGGGCGTGCCGACGGTCGACGACGCCCCGGACTGCGACATCGACGTCTCGATCCCCGTCGGCGCCAGCGCCCTCGAGGGTCACCTGCACCTGCCTGAACCCGTGACGGGCGTGGTGGTGTTCGCCCACGGGAGCGGCAGCAGCCGCCACAGCCCGCGCAACAAGTTCGTCGCCTCGGTGCTGCAGCGCGCCGGCCTCGGCACCCTGCTCCTCGACCTGCTCAGCCCCGAGGAGGAGCTGGCCCGCGCCAACGTCTTCGACATCGAGCTGCTCGCGGATCGGCTGGCCGCAGCGACCCGGTGGCTCGGCTCCCGGCCGGACAGCGCGTCCGCCCGCGTCGGCTACTTCGGGGCGAGCACCGGCGCCGGAGCGGCGCTGTGGGCTGCGGCCGAGCCGGGCTCCGTGGTCGCAGCGGTCGTGTCACGCGGCGGGCGACCGGACCTCGCCGGCCCGCGCCTCGCGGACGTCCGCGCGCCGACCCTGCTCATCGTCGGCGGCGCGGACGAGATGGTGCTCGAGCTCAACCGGCGGGCGCAGGCGCGGCTGCGCTGCCCGAGCGAGCTGGCCGTCGTCGAGGGCGCGACGCACCTGTTCGAGGAACCCGGCACGCTCGCGGAGGCGGCACTCCTCGCGCGCGACTGGTTCACCCGTCACCTTCTGCCGACCGACGCAGGACCCGCTGGAGGAGCAGTGCCATGA